The stretch of DNA TTTAAATCGTATTTGCGCGATTTCAGATAAATAGTTTTAGGTCCTTTTAGATTACTTGTTAGAACATAAGATGTTTTGTAACCTAAATATGAAATTCTGATGCTATCAATACCTGTTGGTAAAACAAGTTTGAATTTACCATCAATATCGGTAGTGGTTCCGTAACGCCCATCGGCAGAAATAAGGTTTACAAAAGCCAAAGCTTCCTTGGTCTCTTTATCGAGAATCAAACCTGAATATTTTATTCCTTGCCCAAAAAGTCCGAAACTTAGGAAAAGAAAAATGCTAAGAATTATTTTATGTTGATAGGGTTTTATCATATGAAATAATGACGCATGTTGAGCAAATATATTACACTTAGCCTCCACTTATTAAGTGGAGTATTAAAACGGTATCGCCATCCTTAACAAGAGCCGTGTCTCTATTTTCTTTTTTTATAAGCTCCCCATTTATTTTTGTCACTAGTAATTTAAAAGTGAAGTTTTTTTGCTTGATAATTTCGCTAATACTTAAACTATCTGCTTTAAAATTTTCTAATCGATTATTAAGCGTAATTTTCATAATAAAAGTGTTTAAATAAATACTTTTCTTGAAAAAGGACTAAAATAGCGTGTTCCCAGATTAGCTTTAATTACATCTAAAACGCGTTGATCGTTTGCTTCGTATACAGAACCGAAAATCATTTTAACATTCCGGTATGCTTTCATATCCGCATGCATTATTGCTGAGGGACCTAAAATATAAATCGATGAACCTTCAGCACTATTTTCAATCAGGTCAACAAAGCTTTGATTAAACATGCTTGTGGCTGTTAAAATGATAGCATCCGCATTCTGAATAAATTGCATCTGATCTTTCATCTCCTGCAAAATTTC from Bacteroidales bacterium encodes:
- the thiS gene encoding sulfur carrier protein ThiS encodes the protein MKITLNNRLENFKADSLSISEIIKQKNFTFKLLVTKINGELIKKENRDTALVKDGDTVLILHLISGG